A single Parabacteroides timonensis DNA region contains:
- a CDS encoding SusC/RagA family TonB-linked outer membrane protein — MRKQLLITCLLLLALCGYAQQITVKGIVTSATDSEPLIGATIQIKGAGSGTITGIDGDYTLANVNPNAILIFSSIGYETQEVRINGQPTVNVVMKEASELLDEVVVIGYGAVKRSDLTSSISTVKGEQITEMTTGNAMDALQGKVNGVQVTSGGGPGTQPKVLIRGVTTVNGSDPLYVVDGMPVGTNINFLNSNDIESMEVLKDASAAAIYGTRGSNGVILITTKKGSAGKTRFNFSTSVGFQTIANPNMAKASEYEQVFKARYTNDGRTPIWNSKDGITDAEGTDWWDQVVNKTALVQNYSFGLSGGNEKLVYNLSLGYFRNNSQYDVGYWDKINARLNTEYTFNKYVKMGFDMAPRVESWDDTPNQFGAAMSMDPTTAVFKPESEWVDNMYSNYARSNNNETVNPAGAISRQNAHSREYGFIVNPYLQITPMKGLTLRTQFGANAHIRRSDSFTPKYYIHSQEKSDLSNVSREMQEWLDWNWTNTANYMTTIAQKHNLNAMVGFTAERFAAYQMKAGRDEVPNNSDNLQEVNAGTIVKTADGKTSYNTLISYLGRLMYNYDSRYYLTASVRADGSSKFPTGNKYAVFPSVSAAWRVIGEEFMADQKIFNNLKLRGGWGRVGNQNIDNSAYLTLLNAADYVFGSNADRVSGTSVSSVGNNTLKWETVEDWNVGVDMSFLDSRLDATFDIYQKKSTDMLYKKQNIYAVGYPDWNSQVWMNIGSMKANGWELSLNWRDKVGEFSYNAGINLSSVKNKAIKFSGDGAVLTGAFNQDQIIRNEDGGEISRFYGYVADGLFQNWDEVYAHTDEHGTLIQANAQPGDIRFKDMNHDGILDENDKTWIGNPYPDLLLGFNIGFNYKNFDFAANFYGTFGNDIYNTTKGLYAGTSGSNVYAGTLGKVWSGEGTSNDIPRLSVNDTNLNYTRVSSFYVEDGSYMRCKLLQLGYTIPKHLLKGMDLRVSFSAQNPFTITGYSGMDPERPQIGKDGSVIETGIDNIAYPNPRTFLFGIDFKF, encoded by the coding sequence ATGAGAAAGCAATTATTAATAACATGTCTGTTACTGTTGGCATTATGTGGTTATGCACAGCAGATAACAGTTAAAGGAATAGTAACTTCCGCTACCGACAGCGAGCCGCTGATCGGAGCTACGATACAGATCAAAGGTGCCGGCAGCGGGACTATAACGGGCATCGACGGTGATTATACATTGGCAAATGTCAACCCCAATGCGATACTTATATTCTCTTCCATAGGTTATGAGACCCAGGAGGTCCGTATCAATGGACAACCGACAGTCAATGTAGTCATGAAAGAAGCGAGCGAGTTGCTCGACGAAGTGGTAGTGATCGGTTATGGTGCCGTGAAAAGAAGTGACCTGACAAGTTCCATTTCTACCGTGAAAGGGGAACAGATCACGGAAATGACTACCGGTAATGCGATGGATGCCCTCCAGGGGAAAGTAAACGGCGTGCAGGTCACCAGTGGTGGTGGCCCGGGCACCCAGCCCAAGGTATTGATCCGCGGTGTGACGACAGTCAACGGTAGCGACCCGTTGTATGTAGTCGACGGTATGCCTGTCGGTACAAACATCAACTTCCTGAACAGCAACGACATCGAATCGATGGAGGTATTGAAGGACGCTTCTGCGGCTGCCATCTACGGTACCCGCGGTTCAAACGGTGTTATCCTGATCACGACCAAGAAAGGGTCTGCCGGAAAAACACGCTTCAACTTCAGCACTTCAGTAGGTTTCCAGACTATCGCTAATCCGAATATGGCTAAGGCTTCGGAATACGAACAGGTATTCAAAGCCCGTTATACCAACGACGGACGTACTCCGATATGGAACAGTAAAGACGGTATCACCGATGCCGAAGGTACCGATTGGTGGGATCAGGTCGTGAACAAGACTGCGCTCGTACAGAACTATTCATTCGGCCTTTCGGGAGGTAATGAAAAACTGGTCTATAACCTGAGTCTGGGATATTTCCGCAATAACTCCCAATATGATGTAGGTTACTGGGACAAGATCAATGCCCGCCTGAACACGGAATACACCTTCAACAAATACGTGAAAATGGGATTCGATATGGCCCCGCGCGTAGAATCGTGGGACGATACCCCCAACCAGTTCGGAGCAGCTATGTCGATGGACCCGACAACTGCTGTTTTCAAGCCGGAATCGGAATGGGTCGACAATATGTACAGTAACTACGCACGTTCCAACAACAACGAGACAGTAAACCCCGCCGGTGCAATCTCACGCCAGAATGCACATTCCCGCGAGTACGGATTCATCGTGAACCCTTACTTACAGATCACACCGATGAAAGGCCTGACTTTACGTACCCAGTTCGGTGCCAATGCACATATCCGCCGTTCGGACTCATTCACACCGAAGTACTATATCCATTCGCAGGAAAAATCTGATTTGAGCAATGTATCCCGCGAAATGCAGGAATGGCTCGACTGGAACTGGACAAACACGGCTAACTATATGACTACCATCGCTCAGAAGCATAACCTGAATGCGATGGTCGGATTCACAGCTGAACGTTTTGCCGCCTACCAGATGAAAGCGGGTCGCGACGAAGTGCCTAATAACTCGGACAACCTACAGGAAGTAAATGCCGGTACGATCGTAAAAACAGCCGATGGTAAAACTTCCTACAATACACTGATCTCCTATCTGGGACGTCTTATGTATAACTACGACAGCCGTTATTACCTGACAGCATCCGTACGTGCCGACGGTTCTTCCAAGTTCCCCACAGGAAACAAATATGCCGTATTCCCCTCCGTGTCAGCCGCCTGGCGTGTGATCGGCGAAGAGTTTATGGCCGACCAGAAGATATTCAACAACCTGAAACTCCGCGGAGGCTGGGGTCGCGTAGGTAACCAGAATATTGACAACTCCGCTTATCTGACCCTGCTCAATGCAGCCGACTATGTATTCGGTTCGAATGCTGACCGTGTGAGCGGTACTTCCGTTTCCTCCGTAGGTAACAACACACTGAAATGGGAAACAGTAGAAGACTGGAACGTAGGTGTCGATATGTCTTTCCTCGATTCACGCCTGGACGCTACATTCGATATCTATCAGAAGAAATCGACAGACATGCTTTATAAGAAACAAAACATTTACGCTGTGGGATATCCCGACTGGAACAGCCAGGTGTGGATGAATATCGGTAGCATGAAGGCTAACGGTTGGGAATTGAGCCTCAACTGGCGCGATAAAGTAGGAGAGTTCTCATACAACGCAGGTATCAACTTATCGTCTGTAAAAAATAAAGCAATCAAGTTCTCCGGTGACGGAGCCGTCCTTACCGGTGCTTTCAACCAGGATCAGATCATCCGCAATGAAGATGGCGGCGAAATCTCCCGCTTCTACGGTTATGTGGCAGACGGACTGTTCCAGAACTGGGATGAAGTATATGCCCACACCGACGAACACGGAACACTGATACAAGCAAATGCACAGCCCGGCGATATCCGCTTCAAGGATATGAACCATGACGGTATACTGGATGAAAACGATAAGACCTGGATCGGTAACCCTTATCCCGACCTGTTGCTCGGATTCAATATCGGATTCAACTACAAGAACTTCGACTTTGCCGCCAACTTCTACGGAACATTCGGCAACGATATCTATAATACGACTAAAGGGTTGTATGCCGGAACCAGCGGCTCGAACGTATACGCCGGAACATTAGGCAAGGTTTGGAGCGGCGAAGGAACCAGCAACGATATCCCACGCTTGTCGGTAAACGATACGAACCTGAACTACACACGTGTATCCAGTTTCTATGTGGAAGACGGTTCCTACATGCGTTGTAAACTGCTTCAATTAGGTTATACTATTCCGAAGCACTTGTTGAAAGGTATGGACCTGCGCGTTTCATTCTCTGCTCAGAATCCGTTCACGATCACCGGTTATTCGGGTATGGACCCGGAACGTCCGCAGATCGGTAAAGACGGTAGCGTGATCGAGACCGGTATCGACAACATCGCTTACCCGAACCCACGCACATTCTTATTCGGTATTGACTTTAAATTTTAA